In Deltaproteobacteria bacterium, the sequence AGCTCGGTCAACTGCGTGTTCGCGGCGATCGTCGAGCCCACCCGGCGGCTGTGGGGCGTGCAGTTCCACCCCGAGGTCACCCACACCCGCCGCGGCGCCGAGGTGTTCGCGTCGTTCGTGACCGCCTGTGGCTTCGCCCACGACTGGGGCATGGCGTCGTTCGTCGACGAGGCGGTGGTGACGATCCGCGAGAAGGTCGGTGACGAGGGCACCGTGCTGTGCGGGCTGTCGGGCGGCGTCGACTCGTCGGTGGCCGCGATGCTGGTCGAGCGCGCGATCGGCAAGCGCCTGCACTGCATCTTCGTCGACAACGGGCTGCTGCGGCAGGACGAGCGCGCGGAGGTCGAGCGCATGTTCGCCGGCAAGCTCGCCAACCCGCTGGTCGCCGTCGACGCGTCGGAGCGCTTCATGGCCGCGCTGGCCGGCGTCACGGATCCCGAGGTCAAGCGCAAGCGCATCGGCGCCACCTTCATCGACGTGTTCGACGCCGAGGCCAAGCGGCTGGGCGGCGCCGACTTCCTCGTGCAGGGCACGCTGTACCCCGACGTGATCGAGAGCGTCAGCCACAAGGGCCCGTCGGCGACCATCAAGACCCACCACAACGTCGGTGGCCTGCCCGAGCGCATGAAGATGAAGGTCGTCGAGCCGCTGCGCGAGCTGTTCAAGGACGAGGTCCGCAGGCTCGGGGCCGAGCTCGGCCTGCCCGAGGACATGGTCTGGCGGCACCCGTTCCCGGGCCCGGGGCTGGCGGTGCGCGTGCTCGGCGAGGTCACCCGCGAGCGCTGCGACCTGCTGCGCCGCGCCGATGCGATCGTGATCGAAGAGATCCGCGCCGCGGGCCTCTATCGCGATCTCTGGCAGGTGTTCGCGGTGCTGCTGCCGGTGCAGTCGGTCGGCGTCATGGGCGACGGCCGCACCTACGAGAACGCGCTGGCGATCCGCGCGGTCGAGAGCACCGATGCGATGACCGCCGACTGGGCGCGGCTGCCCTATGAGCTGCTCGCCAAGCTCTCGACCCGCATCATCAACGAGGTCCGCGGCATCAACCGCGTGGTCTACGACATCTCGAGCAAGCCGCCGGCCACCATCGAGTGGGAGTAGGGCGATGGCGCGGGTCCGACACGACGACGGGCGCAAGGGGGTCGAGGCCGCGGTCGATCGCGGTGCGCTCGATCGCCGCGATCGCGACGAGGACGCCGCGCTGGCCGGCTCGCTGCGGCCGCGCACGATGGCGGAGTACATCGGCCAGAGCGCGCTCAAGCGCAAGCTGCGGGTCTTCGTCGACGCCGCCAAGCAGCGCGGCGAGGCGCTCGATCATGTGCTGCTGCACGGGCCACCGGGCCTCGGCAAGACCACGATGGCGCAGATCCTCGCCAACGAGCTCGGGGTCCGCATCCACATCACCTCGGGGCCTGCGGTCGAGCACAAGGGCATCCTCGCCGGGCACCTGACCGCGCTCGAGTCGGGCGACGTGCTGTTCATCGACGAGATCCACCGGCTCACGCCGGCGGTCGAGGAGAGCCTCTACTCGGCGATGGAGGACGGCCGCATCGATCTGCCGGTCGGCGAGGGCAGCCGCGCCCGCACGATGCCGTTCGCGCTGGCGCCGTTCACCCTGGTCGGCGCGACCACTCGCACCGCGCTGCTCGGCGCGCCGCTGCGCGAGCGGTTCCAGATCGTCGAGGGACTCGAGTACTACGCCGACGACGAGCTCGCCGCGATCGTGCGCCGCACCGCGGGCATCCTCGGTGTCGAGACCTCGGCCGAGGGCGCGATGGAGATCGGTCGACGCAGTCGCGGCACGCCGCGCATTGCCAACCGTCTCACGCGGCGCGTGCGGGACTTCGCGCAGGTCCGCGAGCGCCCGCGCATCGAGCTCGAAGACGCCAACTTCGCGCTCGGCGAGCTCGGCATCGACCCCGAGGGCCTCGACGCGATCGATCGCCGCATCCTCACCGCCATCGTCGATCTCTTCGACGGCGGCCCGGTCGGCATCGAGGCGCTCGCCGCCACCCTGAGCGAGCCCCGCGACACCCTCGAGGACGTCTACGAGCCGTTCCTCCTGCAGCGTGGGTTCTTGATCCGCACGCCGCGAGGTCGCCAGGTGACCCGCAAGGCGCTCGCGCACCTCGGGCGCACCGACGCGCCGCCGCCGTCGCGTGGCAGCGGCGGACCGAGCGGGCAGGGCGAGCTTCCGCTGTAGCGCTGCCGCGTCGTGTCGGTGGCTCGGGGTGGCCACATGGCCGGCCCGACCGGCCAGGAGGTCGCCGGCGGTGTCGTCCGAGCAGCGCTCGAGCGCTGCGGGCACTGCGGATCCAGGGCGCGCTCGCGTGGCAGGATCGTCGCAGAGGAGCCAGAAGGACATGGCTGACGAACCCGCCCGCTCGCGCGTCGACGAGCTCCAAGAACGCGCCACGAAGCTGCTCTCCGTGATTCGTCGCCAGGCTCGACGCCCCTTCGTCGTGGAACTCGCGGGAACGCCCAAGGCGGGGAAGACCACGGTGATCTCGATGCTCGAGAACTTCTTCGATCGCTGCGGCTACAAGGTCCGCGTGATCCGCGAGCAAGCCCCTGCGTGTCCACTCCCGATGAAGGGGCACTTCTTCTTCAATACGTGGACGACGACCTCGATGCTCGGCGAGTTGCTCGAGGTGATCGACACGGATGACGATCTCGTCATCCTGGATCGCGGCCTGTTCGATGCGCTCGTCTGGCTCGATCTGCAACGGACGCGTGATCAGATCACAGACGCCGAACGCAGCGTGTTCGAGTCGTTCGTGGGCTTGGAGAGGTGGCGGAAGTTGATCGACGCGGTGGTGATCTTGCGAGTTTCGCCGGACGTCGCGATGGACCGCGAGAACAGGGGCCATCTCGTCGTGCGGGAGGGCTCGATGATGAACCACCCGAATCTCGCCAAGTTCAACGAACGGCTGGACGCGACGGTGCGCAAGAACGTCGACATGTTCCCGGTCCATTGCATCGATGCCGACGCTGCAGGAGATGCGAAGGCGGTGACCGCCGATGTCGTGGCGCATCTCCTCGACGCGATGTCGACCACCGTCGATCCGACGATCGCCTGCTTTCCGCGGGATCGTGTGGTGGAGGCCTTCGCGAACGGCGACTTCGTCCCGTGGGACGACGCGACCTGGGAGTCGCTGTGCAAGGATGTCCGCACCACCAAGCGATCACACGTCGAGGAGTCCGATGACTTCGTTCAGCTGGTCGCCTGCGGGATCGCGACGCACGGTGACCGTGTGCTCGTCTTCGACCGCGGGGCCCGAGAGCCGAGGACGCGCCCGTACGACGGCGGCACGATTTGGCAGGGTCAGCACGTCGAACACGCAGCCGACGGTGTCTTGACGTTGAGATCTGTCCGCGAGTCGCTCGCGCGCCGCTTCCTCCACGATCTGCATCTCGCGGTGCCCATTGGCGCCGAAGGCACGCCGCTGGGCCTGGTCTGGGACCCTGGCGTCGGGGACGGGCGTCACCTCGGGATCGCGATTCCAGTCGAGATCGAGAATGCGACCACCGCCGAGCATCTGCGCGCCAAGAAGTTCCGAACGCGCGGCCGACGACCGGCGCAGCAATCGAAGTTCGTCGCCGGCAGCGACCTCCGCGCCGACCCCGACTCGTACGACCTCGAGCCCTGGTCCCGTGCCATACTCCGGTCGGGATGGCCGCGGACGTGACCGAGCGACAGTCCGATCTCGCGTTGGTGCTCGCGCGCGTCGAGATCGATGGTGCAGCGCACTGGTTGCTGCGCCGTCACGCGAAGTGGGGCGACTGGAGTCTCGTCGGCGGCCACGTCGAGGCCGATGAGCGCGACGACTGGATGCGCACCGCGATCCGGGAGGCTAACGAGGAACTCGCGCCACTCGTCTGCAACGTGGACTTCACCATCGAGCCGCTGTCGCCCGAATCGAGTACGTGGGGGCCGGTGGCGTCGCGCTCGGCGGGCGGCGCGATGACGACGTACCGCGTGCGGTGGTACCAGGCTCGCTTTCTCGGTGACGCTGCAGCGTCACTGCGTCGGCTCTCGCCCGATGACTTCGCGCTCGTCTTGGAGTCGGAGATCAGCGACGCCGAGGTGGTCTCGAGCGTCGCGCGTCGGCTGTTCGAGGAAACACGCGCGCACGTTGGGTCGATCCCCGTTGCGGCACGCGTTCCGGCTGCTGCTGCGTCGCTGCGCGTCGCGCTGTCGGTCCGCTGAGCCTGCATCGAGGCTGCCGCGGGAATCTGCGCGTCCCGAGCTGCGTCGAGGCGCGCGCATGACCTCGAGTCGCTTCCTCGCGTGGTCGTGGTTCGCGCCGCTGCCGGCTGTCGCGGTCGGCCTGGCGATCGCGCTCGCGCACGGGGTCCCGTGGTCGGCCTATGCGCCGAACCTCGCGGCGCTCGGGCTGGTCGCGATCGTGGCCGCGCTCGCGCGTCTGCGGCCCGGCGCCGGGTCGCGTGCGATCGCATGGGCGCCCGTCGTCGCGTCCGTCGCGATCGCGTGCACGCTGCTCGCACCGGGGATCGATGGCGTGCATCGGTGGCTCGGGCTCGGTGGGCTGCGCGTGCACGCCTCGAGTGCGCTCGCGCCGTGGTTGCTCGTGCGGTGCACGTCGTGGCCGAGTTGGCGCGCACGCCTGTCACGGGCGGCGCTGGTGCTCGTGCAGCTGGTCCACGTGGCGCAGCCCGATGCGGGGCAGGCGACCGCGCTCGCCATCGGGGCGCTGCCGCTGCTGCTCGCCGGCGTGGGCGTGCCGCGTCGCGTCGA encodes:
- the guaA gene encoding glutamine-hydrolyzing GMP synthase; amino-acid sequence: MQHETLLVVDFGSQVTQLIARRIRELGVFAEIVPCQRASERLAALGKSVRGIVLSGGPSSIYDEGAPTMPAGVLEHGVPVLGICYGLYVLVQACGGEVARADEREYGGSILTVLEPLGPLAGFDPLHPEPVWMSHGDRVTTLPPGFRTVGSSVNCVFAAIVEPTRRLWGVQFHPEVTHTRRGAEVFASFVTACGFAHDWGMASFVDEAVVTIREKVGDEGTVLCGLSGGVDSSVAAMLVERAIGKRLHCIFVDNGLLRQDERAEVERMFAGKLANPLVAVDASERFMAALAGVTDPEVKRKRIGATFIDVFDAEAKRLGGADFLVQGTLYPDVIESVSHKGPSATIKTHHNVGGLPERMKMKVVEPLRELFKDEVRRLGAELGLPEDMVWRHPFPGPGLAVRVLGEVTRERCDLLRRADAIVIEEIRAAGLYRDLWQVFAVLLPVQSVGVMGDGRTYENALAIRAVESTDAMTADWARLPYELLAKLSTRIINEVRGINRVVYDISSKPPATIEWE
- the ruvB gene encoding Holliday junction branch migration DNA helicase RuvB, which gives rise to MARVRHDDGRKGVEAAVDRGALDRRDRDEDAALAGSLRPRTMAEYIGQSALKRKLRVFVDAAKQRGEALDHVLLHGPPGLGKTTMAQILANELGVRIHITSGPAVEHKGILAGHLTALESGDVLFIDEIHRLTPAVEESLYSAMEDGRIDLPVGEGSRARTMPFALAPFTLVGATTRTALLGAPLRERFQIVEGLEYYADDELAAIVRRTAGILGVETSAEGAMEIGRRSRGTPRIANRLTRRVRDFAQVRERPRIELEDANFALGELGIDPEGLDAIDRRILTAIVDLFDGGPVGIEALAATLSEPRDTLEDVYEPFLLQRGFLIRTPRGRQVTRKALAHLGRTDAPPPSRGSGGPSGQGELPL
- a CDS encoding NUDIX domain-containing protein, with protein sequence MAADVTERQSDLALVLARVEIDGAAHWLLRRHAKWGDWSLVGGHVEADERDDWMRTAIREANEELAPLVCNVDFTIEPLSPESSTWGPVASRSAGGAMTTYRVRWYQARFLGDAAASLRRLSPDDFALVLESEISDAEVVSSVARRLFEETRAHVGSIPVAARVPAAAASLRVALSVR